In Calliopsis andreniformis isolate RMS-2024a chromosome 8, iyCalAndr_principal, whole genome shotgun sequence, one DNA window encodes the following:
- the Cpr27 gene encoding cuticular protein 27 yields MRLPVLSLLFCAGLALAQHNQYPVTTPVPILKQINKHNEDGSYSYGYEAADGSYKIESKYPTGEVYGKYGFVDDTGSIREIEYGASRRGFEPVGPGINVPPPTLTGNSIANPNEPDDDGQYREDPTVYYTDPRFTNGERYEPVPRQPLAYSTPRPLPAPVYNPPRPPPQVQYQPSPQYQPAAYRPQYQSQIQPHYQVQQQRSTYPVSTLQRGPQGRPASNIDPNAGLASYTVNYRR; encoded by the exons ATGCGTCTTCCC GTGCTGTCTCTCTTATTTTGCGCTGGCCTTGCGCTCGCCCAGCACAACCAATACCCCGTGACCACGCCGGTGCCTATTTTGAAGCAGATAAACAA GCACAATGAAGACGGTAGTTACAGTTATGGATACGAGGCAGCAGACGGTTCCTACAAAATCGAGTCGAAATATCCAACTGGCGAAGTGTATGGAAAATATGGGTTCGTAGACGACACTGGAAGCATTCGCGAGATCGAATACGGAGCTTCCAGGCGAGGATTCGAGCCAGTTGGACCTGGAATCAACGTGCCTCCGCCAACCTTGACTGGCAACAGCATTGCTAATCCAAATGAACCCGATGACGACGGCCAGTACCGAGAAGATCCTACTGTTTACTACACTGACCCTCGGTTCACCAATGGAGAAAGATATGAACCTGTTCCTCGCCAACCACTGGCCTACAGTACACCGAGACCACTTCCTGCACCGGTATACAATCCACCAAG GCCTCCCCCACAAGTGCAGTATCAGCCCAGCCCGCAATATCAACCAGCTGCATATCGACCGCAGTATCAATCCCAGATTCAACCGCACTATCAGGTACAACAGCAACGATCCACGTATCCTGTCTCGACGCTTCAACGCGGGCCTCAAGGTCGTCCAGCATCCAACATCGATCCCAACGCTGGGTTAGCCTCTTACACAGTTAATTACAGGCGATAG